A DNA window from Bradyrhizobium barranii subsp. barranii contains the following coding sequences:
- the rpsO gene encoding 30S ribosomal protein S15 → MSIAAERKAEVIKTNANKAGDTGSPEVQVAILSERINNLTNHFKTHVKDNHSRRGLLKLVSTRRSLLDYLKKRDEARYKALLEKHNIRR, encoded by the coding sequence ATGTCGATTGCCGCAGAACGCAAAGCGGAAGTCATCAAGACGAATGCCAACAAGGCCGGCGACACCGGCTCGCCGGAGGTTCAGGTCGCGATCCTGTCGGAACGCATCAACAACCTCACCAACCATTTCAAGACCCACGTGAAGGACAACCATTCGCGTCGCGGCCTCTTGAAGCTGGTTTCGACCCGCCGCTCGCTGCTCGACTACCTCAAGAAGAGGGACGAGGCGCGTTACAAGGCGCTGCTCGAGAAGCACAACATTCGTCGTTAA
- the pnp gene encoding polyribonucleotide nucleotidyltransferase, translating into MFNKHSVEIDWGGRPLKLETGKIARQADGAVVATYGETVVLATVVAAKAPREGVDFLPLTVDYQEKTYAAGRIPGGYFKREGRPTEKETLVSRLIDRPIRPLFVDGWRNETQVIVTVLSHDMENDPDIVALVASSAALTLSGAPFKGPIGAARVGFANDEFILNPTLDEMVDTQLDLVVAGTADAVLMVESEAKELNEDIMLGAVMFGHRHFQPVINAIIELAEKAAKEPREVTVIDNSALEKEMLGLVEQELRAAYAIPVKQDRYAAVGKVKEKVIAHYFPEGQEPKYDKLRIGGVFKELEAKIVRWNILDTGKRIDGRDSKTVRNIIAEVGVLPRAHGSALFTRGETQALVVTTLGTGEDEQYIDALSGTYKETFLLHYNFPPYSVGETGRLGGTKRREIGHGKLAWRAIHPVLPPHHEFPYTTRVVSEITESNGSSSMASVCGASLALMDAGVPLKRPTAGIAMGLILEDKRFAVLSDILGDEDHLGDMDFKVAGTEAGITSLQMDIKIEGITEEIMKVALGQAKDGRIHILGEMAKALTNARAELGEYAPRIETFKIATDKIREVIGTGGKVIREIVEKTGAKVNIEDDGTVKVASSDGEAMKAAIKWIKSIASDPEVGQIYDGTVVKVMEFGAFVNFFGSKDGLVHISQLASARVQKTSDVVKEGDKVKVKLLGFDDRGKTRLSMKVVDQTTGEDLEGKGGDGEKAPREAAGE; encoded by the coding sequence ATGTTCAATAAGCATTCAGTCGAGATCGACTGGGGTGGACGCCCTCTCAAGCTTGAAACCGGCAAGATCGCGCGTCAGGCCGACGGCGCCGTCGTCGCCACCTATGGCGAGACCGTGGTGCTCGCCACCGTCGTCGCGGCGAAGGCGCCGCGCGAAGGCGTCGACTTCCTGCCGCTGACGGTCGACTACCAGGAGAAGACCTACGCAGCCGGCCGCATTCCCGGCGGCTATTTCAAGCGCGAGGGTCGTCCGACCGAGAAGGAGACGCTGGTCTCCCGCCTGATCGACCGTCCGATCCGTCCGCTGTTCGTCGACGGCTGGCGCAACGAGACCCAGGTGATCGTCACCGTGCTGTCGCACGACATGGAGAACGATCCCGATATTGTGGCGCTGGTGGCCTCATCGGCCGCGCTGACCCTGTCCGGCGCGCCCTTCAAGGGCCCGATCGGCGCAGCGCGCGTCGGCTTCGCCAACGACGAGTTCATTCTCAACCCGACGCTCGACGAGATGGTCGACACCCAGCTCGACCTCGTGGTCGCCGGCACGGCCGACGCCGTGCTGATGGTGGAATCGGAAGCCAAGGAGCTCAACGAGGACATCATGCTCGGCGCGGTGATGTTCGGTCACCGCCATTTCCAGCCGGTGATCAACGCCATCATCGAGCTCGCCGAGAAGGCCGCCAAGGAGCCGCGCGAAGTCACGGTGATCGACAACTCGGCGCTCGAGAAGGAAATGCTCGGCCTCGTCGAGCAGGAGCTGCGCGCCGCCTACGCCATTCCGGTCAAGCAGGATCGCTACGCCGCGGTCGGCAAGGTCAAGGAAAAGGTGATCGCTCACTACTTCCCCGAAGGGCAGGAGCCGAAATACGACAAGCTGCGCATCGGCGGCGTGTTCAAGGAGCTGGAAGCGAAGATCGTTCGCTGGAACATCCTCGACACCGGCAAGCGCATCGACGGCCGCGATAGCAAGACCGTGCGCAACATCATCGCCGAAGTCGGCGTGCTGCCCCGCGCCCACGGCTCGGCGCTGTTCACCCGCGGTGAGACCCAGGCGCTGGTCGTGACCACGCTCGGCACCGGCGAGGACGAGCAGTATATCGACGCGCTGTCCGGAACGTACAAAGAGACGTTCCTGCTGCACTACAACTTCCCTCCCTACTCGGTCGGTGAGACCGGTCGCCTCGGCGGCACCAAGCGCCGCGAGATCGGCCACGGCAAGCTGGCCTGGCGCGCGATCCACCCGGTGCTGCCGCCGCATCACGAGTTCCCCTACACCACGCGCGTGGTGTCGGAGATCACCGAGTCGAACGGTTCGTCCTCGATGGCTTCGGTCTGCGGCGCTTCGCTCGCGCTGATGGATGCCGGCGTGCCGTTGAAGCGGCCGACCGCGGGTATCGCGATGGGCCTGATCCTCGAAGACAAGCGCTTCGCGGTTCTCTCGGACATCCTCGGTGACGAGGATCATCTCGGCGACATGGACTTCAAGGTGGCCGGTACGGAAGCGGGCATCACCTCGCTCCAGATGGACATCAAGATCGAGGGCATCACCGAAGAGATCATGAAGGTCGCACTCGGTCAGGCCAAGGATGGTCGCATCCACATCCTCGGCGAGATGGCCAAGGCGCTCACCAACGCCCGCGCCGAGCTCGGCGAATACGCGCCGCGCATCGAGACCTTCAAGATCGCCACCGACAAGATCCGCGAAGTGATCGGCACCGGCGGCAAGGTGATCCGCGAGATCGTCGAGAAGACCGGCGCCAAGGTCAACATCGAGGACGACGGCACCGTGAAGGTCGCTTCCAGCGACGGCGAGGCGATGAAGGCCGCGATCAAGTGGATCAAGTCGATCGCGTCCGATCCGGAAGTCGGCCAGATCTATGACGGCACCGTCGTCAAGGTGATGGAGTTCGGCGCCTTCGTGAACTTCTTCGGCTCCAAGGACGGTCTCGTCCACATCAGCCAGCTCGCTTCCGCGCGCGTGCAGAAGACCTCCGACGTCGTCAAGGAAGGCGACAAGGTCAAGGTCAAGCTGCTCGGCTTCGACGACCGCGGCAAGACCCGGCTGTCGATGAAGGTGGTCGACCAGACCACCGGCGAAGACCTCGAGGGCAAGGGCGGCGACGGCGAGAAGGCCCCGCGCGAAGCAGCCGGCGAGTAA
- the katG gene encoding catalase/peroxidase HPI, giving the protein MDDTSKCPFSGGKPTRVNRDWWPTQLSIEMLHKNSTLSDPMGKEFDYAKEFKSLDLNAVIKDLTALMTDSQEWWPADFGHYGGLMIRMAWHSAGTYRTTDGRGGAGAGQQRFAPLNSWPDNANLDKARRLLWPIKQKYGRKISWADLMVLAGNVALESMGFKTFGFAGGRADVWEPEELYWGPEGTWLGDERYSGERQLAEPLGAVQMGLIYVNPEGPNGKPDPVAAAKDIRETFARMAMNDEETVALIAGGHTFGKTHGAGDPSLVGPEPEAGALEDQGLGWKSKYASGLAGDSITSGIEVTWTTTPTKWSNNFFENLFKYEWELTKSPGGANQWTAKGADAIIPDAFDKSKKHRPTMLTTDLSLRLDPAYEKISRRFFENPDQFADAFARAWFKLTHRDMGPIQRYLGPLVPKETLIWQDPIPKVDHELASDQDIAALKIKILASGLSVSELVSTAWASASTFRGSDKRGGANGARIRLAPQKDWEVNQPAQLSKVLGKLEAIQKDFNASAGAKKVSLADLIVLGGSAAVEKAAKDAGVDVKVGFTPGRMDASQEQTDADSFAPLEPRADGFRNYVGKKHQFLHQEEALVDRAQLLKLSGPELTVLVGGLRVLGANANGSKHGVLTAKVGTLSNDFFVNLLDMSAQWTPAADGSYEARDRKTNAVKWTGTRADLIFGSHSQLRAFAEVYASSDAKQQFVQDFVKAWTKVMNLDRYDLAA; this is encoded by the coding sequence ATGGATGACACTTCGAAGTGCCCGTTTTCGGGCGGAAAACCCACGCGCGTGAACCGCGACTGGTGGCCGACCCAGCTCAGCATCGAGATGCTGCACAAGAATTCCACCCTGTCCGACCCGATGGGCAAGGAGTTCGACTATGCCAAGGAGTTCAAGTCGCTCGACCTGAATGCCGTCATCAAGGACCTGACGGCTCTGATGACGGACTCGCAGGAATGGTGGCCTGCCGATTTCGGCCACTATGGCGGCCTCATGATCCGCATGGCCTGGCACAGCGCGGGCACCTATCGCACCACGGACGGCCGCGGTGGCGCCGGTGCCGGTCAGCAGCGTTTCGCACCGCTCAACAGCTGGCCCGACAACGCCAATCTCGACAAGGCGCGCCGTCTGCTCTGGCCGATCAAGCAGAAATACGGCCGCAAGATCTCCTGGGCCGATCTGATGGTGCTCGCCGGCAACGTCGCGCTGGAATCGATGGGCTTCAAGACCTTCGGTTTCGCCGGCGGCCGCGCCGACGTGTGGGAGCCGGAAGAGCTCTATTGGGGTCCTGAGGGCACGTGGCTGGGCGACGAGCGCTACAGCGGCGAACGCCAGCTCGCCGAGCCGCTCGGCGCGGTGCAGATGGGCCTGATCTACGTCAACCCGGAAGGCCCGAACGGCAAGCCTGACCCGGTCGCCGCGGCCAAGGACATCCGCGAGACGTTCGCCCGCATGGCGATGAACGACGAGGAAACCGTCGCGCTGATCGCCGGCGGCCACACCTTCGGCAAGACCCATGGCGCGGGCGATCCGTCGCTGGTCGGTCCGGAGCCGGAAGCGGGCGCGCTCGAGGATCAGGGCCTCGGCTGGAAGAGCAAGTACGCTTCCGGCCTGGCGGGCGATTCCATCACCAGCGGTATCGAGGTGACATGGACGACGACGCCGACGAAGTGGAGCAACAACTTCTTCGAGAACCTGTTCAAGTACGAATGGGAGCTGACGAAGAGCCCGGGCGGTGCGAATCAGTGGACGGCTAAGGGTGCCGACGCGATCATTCCTGATGCCTTCGACAAGTCGAAGAAGCACCGGCCGACGATGCTGACGACCGACCTCTCGCTGCGTCTCGATCCGGCCTACGAGAAGATCTCGCGTCGCTTCTTCGAAAACCCGGATCAGTTCGCGGACGCCTTTGCCCGCGCCTGGTTCAAGCTCACCCACCGCGACATGGGTCCGATCCAGCGCTATCTCGGCCCGCTGGTGCCGAAGGAGACGCTGATCTGGCAGGATCCGATTCCGAAGGTCGACCACGAGCTGGCCAGCGATCAGGACATCGCCGCGCTGAAGATTAAGATCCTGGCTTCGGGTCTCTCGGTCTCTGAGCTGGTTTCGACCGCCTGGGCGTCGGCCTCGACGTTCCGCGGCTCGGACAAGCGCGGCGGCGCCAACGGCGCGCGCATCCGTCTGGCCCCGCAGAAGGATTGGGAGGTGAACCAGCCGGCTCAGCTCTCCAAGGTCCTCGGCAAGCTCGAAGCGATCCAGAAGGACTTCAACGCATCGGCCGGTGCGAAGAAGGTCTCGCTCGCCGACCTCATCGTCCTCGGCGGTTCTGCCGCGGTCGAGAAGGCCGCGAAGGATGCCGGCGTTGACGTGAAGGTTGGCTTCACGCCGGGCCGCATGGATGCCTCGCAGGAGCAGACCGACGCGGACTCCTTTGCCCCGCTGGAGCCGCGGGCCGATGGTTTCCGCAACTACGTCGGCAAGAAGCATCAGTTCCTGCATCAGGAGGAAGCCCTCGTCGATCGCGCGCAGCTGCTGAAGCTGAGCGGACCCGAGCTGACCGTGCTGGTCGGTGGCCTGCGTGTGCTCGGCGCCAATGCGAACGGTTCGAAGCACGGCGTCCTAACCGCGAAGGTGGGCACGCTGAGCAACGACTTCTTCGTCAACCTGCTCGACATGAGCGCGCAGTGGACGCCAGCGGCTGACGGCAGCTACGAGGCCCGCGACCGCAAGACCAACGCGGTGAAGTGGACCGGCACGCGCGCCGACCTGATCTTCGGTTCGCACTCGCAGCTCCGCGCCTTCGCCGAGGTCTATGCCTCGTCGGACGCCAAGCAGCAGTTCGTGCAGGACTTTGTGAAGGCCTGGACCAAGGTGATGAACCTCGACCGGTACGACCTCGCGGCCTGA
- a CDS encoding hydrogen peroxide-inducible genes activator — MANVTMRQLRYFDALARHGHFGRAAEASSISQPALSMQIKELEEALGGLLLERSARQVALTRFGEELAPRVRDILRSVDELGDFARASQDRFAGRLRIGMIPTIAPYLLPKITKNLTRMHPELDIRVRETMTPRLIQELVEGRLDTAIVALPVSEPSLTEVALFDEKFLLVRPGSDEGTPVPSREMMREMRLLLLEEGHCFRDQALSFCNMQSAPPREMLDANSLSTLVQMVSAGIGVTLIPEMAVSVETRSASVSLSRFRDPEPSRTIGMVWRKTSPLARQLLQISEVVCLSAGKARPRQATRGQRG, encoded by the coding sequence ATGGCCAACGTGACGATGCGCCAGCTCAGATATTTCGACGCGCTGGCGCGTCACGGCCATTTCGGCCGCGCGGCGGAGGCAAGCTCGATCTCCCAGCCGGCCCTGTCGATGCAGATCAAGGAACTGGAGGAGGCGCTCGGCGGCCTGCTGCTGGAGCGCAGCGCCCGGCAGGTGGCACTGACCCGGTTCGGCGAGGAGCTCGCACCGCGCGTCCGCGACATCCTGCGCTCGGTCGATGAGCTCGGCGATTTCGCGCGCGCCTCGCAGGACCGGTTTGCGGGCCGGCTGCGGATCGGCATGATCCCGACGATCGCGCCCTATCTGCTGCCGAAGATCACCAAGAATCTCACGCGCATGCATCCGGAGCTCGACATCCGCGTGCGCGAGACGATGACGCCGCGGCTGATCCAGGAACTGGTCGAAGGCCGGCTCGACACGGCCATCGTCGCACTGCCGGTGTCCGAGCCTTCACTCACCGAAGTCGCGCTGTTCGACGAAAAATTCCTGCTGGTGCGGCCGGGCTCCGACGAAGGCACACCGGTGCCATCACGCGAGATGATGCGTGAGATGCGGCTGCTGCTGCTCGAAGAGGGGCACTGCTTCCGCGATCAGGCGCTGTCGTTCTGCAACATGCAATCGGCGCCGCCGCGCGAGATGCTGGATGCGAATTCGCTGTCGACGCTGGTCCAGATGGTCAGCGCCGGCATCGGCGTCACCTTGATCCCGGAAATGGCGGTGTCGGTGGAGACACGATCGGCCTCGGTCTCGCTGTCGCGCTTCCGCGATCCCGAGCCCTCGCGCACCATCGGCATGGTCTGGCGCAAGACCAGCCCGCTGGCGCGGCAGCTGCTGCAGATCTCCGAGGTGGTGTGCCTGTCGGCCGGCAAGGCGCGCCCGCGGCAAGCCACGCGCGGCCAACGTGGGTAG